One Streptomyces sp. B21-105 genomic region harbors:
- a CDS encoding MFS transporter → MRSGRRLGRQRGHRLGRRSGHRLGRQFGWLWAAYGAGALGTWLAFGAFPLIAVQVLHAGPAEVAALSSVGAAVGAVSAVPLGPWVEWRRKRPVLITMDLVRSAALLTVPAAFALGVLTFLQLLLVCVVVAAADITFRAASGAYLKTLLPAEDLLVANARFESTAWATTIIGPPLGGMAIGFLGPVATVTADAVSYLLSALGIRAAGGHEARPERRADTRMRGRDLLDGWRYILADTTLRPLFFNTALFNGLVMASQPLLAVLMLGRFGFSPWQYGLAFAAPSIGGLLGSRLARPLVTRFGGHRVLVVSGAVRALWPFGLAFVAPGTVGLLLVIAVEFGLILCCGVFNPVYTTCRLEHTANDRVARTLSAWAVTTKASTALLTALWGMLGSLLGPRTAIGLAGLLLLATPLLLPRRTAAPRSEPETAPSGG, encoded by the coding sequence ATGCGGAGCGGGCGCCGGCTCGGACGGCAACGCGGGCACCGGCTCGGACGGCGGTCCGGGCACCGGCTCGGACGGCAATTCGGGTGGCTCTGGGCGGCGTACGGGGCGGGCGCCCTCGGCACCTGGCTCGCGTTCGGCGCGTTCCCGCTGATCGCCGTTCAGGTGCTGCACGCCGGGCCGGCCGAGGTCGCCGCGCTCTCCTCCGTCGGGGCTGCGGTGGGGGCGGTCTCGGCGGTGCCGCTCGGCCCGTGGGTGGAGTGGCGCCGGAAGCGGCCCGTGCTGATCACCATGGACCTGGTACGGTCCGCGGCCCTGCTGACGGTCCCGGCCGCGTTCGCGCTCGGCGTGCTCACCTTCCTCCAGCTCCTGCTGGTCTGCGTCGTCGTCGCGGCGGCCGACATCACCTTCCGCGCCGCGTCCGGCGCGTACCTGAAGACGCTGCTGCCGGCCGAGGACCTGCTCGTCGCCAACGCCCGGTTCGAGTCCACGGCCTGGGCGACCACGATCATCGGACCGCCGCTCGGCGGCATGGCGATCGGGTTTCTCGGTCCGGTGGCGACGGTGACGGCGGACGCGGTCAGCTACCTGCTGTCGGCCCTGGGCATCCGCGCGGCGGGCGGACACGAGGCGCGGCCCGAGCGCCGGGCGGACACGCGCATGCGGGGCCGGGACCTGCTCGACGGCTGGCGGTACATCCTCGCCGACACGACACTGCGGCCGCTGTTCTTCAACACCGCCCTCTTCAACGGCCTGGTGATGGCCAGCCAGCCGCTGCTGGCCGTCCTGATGCTCGGCCGGTTCGGGTTCTCCCCCTGGCAGTACGGGCTCGCCTTCGCCGCACCCTCGATCGGCGGGCTGCTCGGCTCACGGCTGGCCCGACCGCTCGTCACCCGGTTCGGCGGGCATCGGGTCCTCGTCGTGTCGGGGGCGGTGCGCGCGCTCTGGCCGTTCGGTCTGGCCTTCGTGGCGCCGGGCACCGTTGGGCTGCTGCTGGTCATCGCCGTCGAATTCGGGCTCATCCTCTGCTGCGGGGTCTTCAACCCCGTGTACACCACCTGCCGACTCGAACACACCGCGAACGACCGGGTCGCCCGCACACTGTCCGCCTGGGCGGTGACGACGAAGGCCTCGACCGCTCTCCTGACGGCCCTCTGGGGCATGCTGGGCAGCCTGCTCGGCCCGCGAACCGCCATCGGCCTGGCCGGCCTGCTCCTGCTGGCGACCCCGCTGCTGCTCCCCCGCCGTACCGCAGCGCCGCGGTCCGAGCCGGAGACGGCACCGAGCGGGGGTTGA
- a CDS encoding GNAT family N-acetyltransferase: MDIAFRRFAASEVDTVACFLARDTWPFHVAADVTRDDVREWAADGVFDGEQTRTFWIIVDGEAAGLIRLMDLGDDTPLFDLRIASDHRGRGVGTRALAWLTRYLFTELPDTERIEGTTRQDNVAMRRTFQRGGYVKEAHYRDAWPGAGGRRYDSVGYATLRRDWETGTVTPTDWHDEC, encoded by the coding sequence ATGGACATTGCATTCCGACGGTTCGCCGCCTCCGAGGTCGACACGGTGGCGTGTTTCCTGGCGCGCGACACCTGGCCGTTCCACGTCGCGGCCGACGTCACCAGGGACGATGTGCGCGAGTGGGCCGCCGACGGTGTGTTCGACGGCGAGCAGACCCGTACCTTCTGGATCATCGTGGACGGCGAGGCCGCCGGCCTGATCAGGCTCATGGACCTCGGCGACGACACCCCCTTGTTCGACCTCAGGATCGCGTCGGATCACCGCGGCAGGGGTGTGGGCACCCGAGCTCTCGCCTGGCTCACCCGGTACCTGTTCACCGAGCTCCCTGACACGGAGCGGATAGAGGGCACCACCCGGCAGGACAACGTGGCCATGCGGAGGACGTTCCAAAGGGGCGGCTACGTCAAAGAAGCCCACTATCGCGACGCCTGGCCCGGAGCCGGTGGGCGCCGGTACGACTCCGTCGGGTACGCGACACTGCGCCGAGACTGGGAGACCGGCACCGTCACACCCACCGACTGGCACGACGAGTGCTGA
- a CDS encoding AfsR/SARP family transcriptional regulator, whose amino-acid sequence MNLHLLGPLELRIAGRAVDVGQPRRRAVLAALAADTGRPVSVNTLVDRVWDTAAPDGARSVLYSHISRLRRLLDGAESTAGGAGAKTPLAPIVIRRTAGGYVLEGDEHTVDLLRFRSLVAQGREPHLPDTRRAHVLGEALRLWRGAPLAGIPGVWAEHTRAAWTQERVEAALAWARALLRQATPEDVPAVLQPLLTEHPLCEPLAVAVIRSLAAAGRAAEAVHAYTVIRTRIRTELGVAPGAELQTAYEEMLRDAGRVGPPGTGSAPPAAGPPASAAGTAAGAASSAALGYAPGAAHLPIPAQLPMDTSHFSGREQQLTELTRCLIDGDRPGARAPGAAVVVSAVSGTAGVGKTALVVRWAHQVRQAFPDGQLYVDLRGYDPDEPVSAAQALAGFLTALGVPGRDIPQRLDDRAARYRTAVDGRRLLVLLDNAVSAAQVRPLLPGSPTCKVVITSRDSLSSLVSVYGAHRVVLDVLSPPEAHTLLRALIGARVDTDHAAATALAQQCGSLPLALRVAAELVLSRPQDPLAHLVEELRDHRRRLEVLDSGDGDPRAAVRAVFSWSYDRLPEPEARLFRLLGLHPGPDMDAHSAAALAGETVQRTRRSLDVLARAHLVRRSGPDRHAMHDLLRAYAADLGRRHDGAAECDAALTRLLDHCLAASAAAMDVLYPAERHLRPVVEAPGTGLPPLRTADECRAWLGASQHTLVALCSRTEEPGPSRHTVRIATTLHRHYERSGHFADALTVHTHALRAARAVGDVAGEVDVLVGVGAVHRRLGDYESAHRHHADALALCRRVGYQAGEARHLTNVGVLHELQGRYQDAADHHEQAVELFRAVRDAHGEADVLNNLGIVQELLEDYQASIERYQQALALYRRTGHAVGEASALGNLGIVLARLGDHAAAAGRFEQALTVFRRLGHTGGEAHALSNLGDALCHQGAYEEAAEHQRQALGHFRRTGEPYGEAGALNGLGEALHGAGRHTEALEAHASALEVAGGIGEQEEQARAHIGAARVRQGRGEVSQAVDHLHQALSLYTAMGSPRAEETRKTLLSVTAG is encoded by the coding sequence ATGAACCTGCACCTGCTGGGACCCCTGGAACTGCGCATCGCGGGAAGGGCGGTCGACGTCGGGCAGCCGCGGCGGCGAGCGGTCCTCGCGGCGCTGGCGGCCGACACCGGACGGCCCGTGTCCGTGAACACCTTGGTGGACCGGGTCTGGGACACCGCCGCGCCCGACGGAGCCCGTTCGGTTCTCTACTCGCACATCAGCCGCCTGCGAAGGCTCCTTGACGGCGCGGAATCCACGGCAGGCGGCGCCGGTGCGAAGACGCCCCTTGCGCCGATCGTCATCCGCCGGACCGCCGGTGGTTACGTTCTGGAAGGGGACGAGCACACCGTCGACCTGCTGCGCTTCCGCTCGCTCGTCGCGCAGGGACGCGAGCCGCACCTGCCCGACACCCGCCGCGCACACGTCCTGGGGGAGGCGCTGCGGCTGTGGCGCGGAGCGCCGTTGGCGGGGATTCCCGGCGTGTGGGCGGAGCACACGCGGGCCGCCTGGACGCAGGAGCGCGTGGAGGCGGCTCTCGCCTGGGCCCGAGCCCTGCTGCGACAGGCCACGCCCGAGGACGTGCCCGCTGTTCTCCAGCCGTTGCTGACGGAGCATCCGCTGTGCGAGCCGCTCGCCGTGGCGGTGATCCGCAGCCTGGCCGCCGCCGGAAGAGCCGCCGAGGCAGTGCACGCGTACACCGTGATCCGCACCCGGATCCGCACCGAACTGGGTGTGGCTCCGGGCGCCGAACTGCAGACGGCGTACGAAGAGATGCTGCGCGACGCCGGACGGGTCGGGCCGCCGGGTACGGGATCCGCGCCGCCCGCTGCCGGCCCTCCCGCCTCGGCCGCCGGCACGGCGGCCGGCGCGGCCTCCAGTGCGGCCCTCGGCTACGCCCCCGGTGCGGCCCACCTCCCGATACCCGCACAACTTCCCATGGACACGAGCCACTTCAGCGGGCGGGAGCAGCAACTGACCGAACTCACACGGTGCCTGATAGACGGGGACCGCCCGGGCGCGAGGGCGCCCGGGGCTGCCGTGGTCGTCTCCGCCGTGTCCGGCACCGCGGGCGTCGGCAAGACCGCGCTGGTCGTGCGCTGGGCACACCAGGTCCGTCAGGCCTTCCCCGACGGACAGCTCTACGTCGACCTCCGAGGCTATGACCCCGACGAGCCGGTCTCCGCCGCTCAGGCCCTCGCCGGGTTCCTCACCGCCCTGGGCGTGCCCGGCCGGGACATACCGCAAAGGCTCGACGACCGGGCGGCGCGCTATCGCACGGCGGTCGACGGACGGCGTCTGCTCGTCCTCCTCGACAACGCGGTCTCCGCCGCACAGGTGCGTCCGTTGCTGCCCGGGAGCCCGACGTGCAAAGTGGTCATCACGAGCCGGGACTCGCTGTCGTCCCTGGTGTCGGTTTACGGCGCGCACCGCGTCGTCCTCGACGTCCTCTCCCCGCCGGAGGCGCACACCCTGCTGCGCGCCCTGATCGGAGCCCGCGTCGACACCGACCACGCCGCGGCCACCGCCCTGGCGCAGCAGTGCGGGTCACTGCCGTTGGCCCTGCGCGTGGCGGCCGAACTGGTGCTGTCACGCCCCCAGGACCCCCTGGCCCACCTGGTGGAGGAACTACGGGACCACCGCAGGCGTCTGGAGGTGCTGGACTCCGGCGACGGCGACCCCCGGGCGGCCGTACGAGCCGTGTTCTCATGGTCCTACGACCGTCTTCCCGAGCCTGAGGCGCGCCTGTTCAGGCTGCTGGGCCTGCACCCGGGGCCCGACATGGACGCCCACTCGGCCGCCGCCCTGGCCGGCGAGACCGTGCAACGGACGCGGCGGTCCCTGGACGTCCTGGCCCGCGCGCACCTGGTGCGCCGCAGCGGCCCCGACCGTCACGCCATGCACGATCTGCTGCGCGCCTACGCCGCGGACCTCGGGCGCCGGCACGACGGCGCGGCGGAGTGCGACGCCGCCCTCACCCGGCTCCTGGACCACTGCCTTGCGGCGTCGGCGGCGGCCATGGACGTGCTGTACCCAGCCGAACGGCATCTGCGGCCCGTCGTCGAGGCGCCCGGCACCGGTCTGCCGCCGCTGCGCACGGCCGACGAATGCCGCGCCTGGCTGGGTGCCTCGCAGCACACCCTGGTGGCCCTGTGTTCCCGGACCGAGGAGCCCGGGCCTTCCCGGCACACCGTGCGGATCGCCACCACGCTCCACCGCCACTACGAGCGCTCGGGGCATTTCGCCGACGCACTGACCGTGCACACCCACGCCCTGCGGGCGGCCCGCGCGGTGGGGGACGTCGCCGGTGAGGTCGACGTCCTGGTGGGTGTCGGCGCGGTGCACCGGCGGCTCGGAGACTACGAGAGCGCCCACCGGCACCACGCGGACGCGCTGGCGCTGTGCCGGCGGGTGGGCTATCAGGCGGGGGAGGCGCGTCATCTCACCAACGTCGGCGTACTGCACGAGCTGCAGGGCCGTTACCAGGACGCGGCCGACCACCACGAGCAGGCGGTCGAACTGTTCCGCGCCGTCCGTGACGCGCACGGCGAGGCCGACGTGCTGAACAACCTGGGCATCGTGCAGGAACTGCTCGAGGACTACCAGGCCTCCATCGAGCGGTACCAGCAGGCGTTGGCGCTGTACCGGCGGACGGGTCACGCGGTCGGGGAGGCCAGCGCCCTCGGCAACCTGGGGATCGTGCTGGCACGCCTGGGCGACCACGCGGCCGCGGCCGGGCGCTTCGAGCAGGCGCTCACTGTCTTCCGGCGGCTCGGGCACACCGGCGGTGAGGCGCACGCCCTGTCCAACCTCGGGGACGCGCTGTGCCACCAGGGCGCGTACGAGGAGGCCGCCGAGCACCAGCGGCAGGCCCTCGGCCACTTCAGGCGGACCGGGGAACCCTACGGGGAGGCGGGTGCCCTCAACGGCCTCGGCGAGGCTCTGCACGGCGCCGGGCGACACACCGAGGCACTGGAGGCGCACGCGTCAGCGCTGGAAGTGGCCGGCGGTATCGGTGAGCAGGAAGAACAGGCCCGCGCGCACATCGGCGCGGCACGCGTCCGGCAGGGCAGGGGGGAGGTGTCGCAGGCCGTCGACCACCTTCACCAGGCGCTGTCGCTCTACACCGCAATGGGATCTCCACGCGCGGAGGAAACGCGCAAGACGCTCCTGTCCGTAACGGCCGGCTAG
- a CDS encoding DUF3253 domain-containing protein, translating into MERAILELPERRGPTATICPSDAARAVQKGGDDGWRALMEPARRAARRLVAAGEVEITQAGRPVEPAAARGPIRIRRRRRIR; encoded by the coding sequence TTGGAGCGGGCGATCCTGGAGCTGCCGGAGCGACGCGGCCCGACGGCCACCATCTGCCCCTCCGACGCCGCGCGGGCGGTGCAGAAGGGGGGCGACGACGGCTGGCGCGCGCTCATGGAACCGGCACGTCGTGCGGCCCGGCGGCTGGTCGCGGCCGGCGAGGTGGAGATCACGCAGGCCGGCCGCCCCGTCGAGCCGGCAGCGGCCCGGGGCCCCATCCGGATCCGCCGCCGCCGTCGCATTCGCTGA
- a CDS encoding beta-glucanase yields MDIPACDGTPSAEGSRPGPEIVFTADFTSLRQWVAGRSWAYPNGGPVNPGDNKLDHLTADPSYSRSGVFRATRRADGLWEAGLLTTEGSEEAFTVRAGDVLEARVRLPREVGAWPAVWTWRDGGQEIDVFEYHPDNPDLLELTNHVRGGNLYFRDPAVRPGAWIDLRVEFGSRSVVWWVNGNRVFADRRGVGRTWHAYLIVNLSVCAGRYHPAPEPHVKEMSYEVQNLVVRRPAALVDEQSDEPEPEAESEVVAGGDGLL; encoded by the coding sequence ATGGACATTCCTGCATGCGACGGAACGCCGTCGGCGGAGGGGAGCCGGCCCGGACCCGAGATCGTCTTCACGGCGGACTTCACTTCCCTGCGTCAATGGGTGGCAGGGCGTTCGTGGGCGTATCCGAACGGTGGGCCGGTCAACCCCGGCGACAACAAACTGGATCACCTGACGGCTGATCCCTCCTACAGCCGCTCGGGCGTCTTCCGCGCCACCCGCCGCGCGGACGGCCTGTGGGAAGCCGGCCTGCTCACCACGGAGGGGAGCGAGGAGGCCTTCACCGTCCGCGCGGGGGATGTGCTCGAAGCGCGGGTCAGGCTGCCGCGTGAAGTCGGGGCCTGGCCGGCCGTCTGGACCTGGCGGGACGGCGGTCAGGAGATCGACGTCTTCGAGTACCACCCCGACAACCCTGATCTCCTGGAACTGACCAACCACGTGCGCGGCGGCAACCTCTACTTTCGCGACCCCGCTGTCCGCCCCGGCGCGTGGATCGACCTGCGTGTCGAGTTCGGCTCCCGGTCCGTGGTCTGGTGGGTGAACGGGAACCGGGTGTTCGCCGACCGGCGCGGCGTGGGACGCACCTGGCACGCCTACCTCATCGTCAACCTGTCGGTGTGCGCGGGGCGTTACCACCCGGCGCCGGAACCACACGTGAAGGAGATGTCGTACGAGGTGCAGAACCTCGTGGTGCGGCGACCGGCCGCGCTCGTGGACGAGCAGTCCGATGAACCCGAACCCGAAGCCGAATCGGAGGTCGTGGCCGGGGGCGACGGCCTGCTGTGA
- a CDS encoding LysR family transcriptional regulator encodes MDLDTVRTFVAAADAGQFQEAAAELAVTQQAVSKRMAALERDLGVRLFTRTPRGAGLTIDGQAFLPHARELLRVAERAVASVRTGRRPLRVDVIASRSAQSALMRGFHRAYPDIELDVMMIFDVETAVAAVRSGAIDASFRAVAVPGRPLPDDIESVRVLDEPLELLTGPAHALAAARSVTVAQLTGHRIWMPGIVPGTEWAAYYEDLVAEFGLTIEATGPNFGSDALLDTIADTPALATFMGGHTRLVWPAGHGLRRIPVTDPTPVYPHSLLWRRDNPHPALATLRAHLATAATGHDAAGSWTPNWVVPH; translated from the coding sequence ATGGACCTCGACACCGTGCGCACCTTCGTCGCAGCCGCCGACGCGGGGCAGTTCCAGGAGGCCGCCGCCGAACTCGCGGTCACCCAGCAGGCCGTCTCCAAGCGCATGGCCGCTCTGGAGCGCGATCTGGGGGTGCGACTGTTCACCCGCACCCCGCGCGGCGCCGGGCTCACCATCGACGGACAGGCGTTCCTGCCCCATGCGCGCGAACTGCTGCGCGTCGCCGAGCGTGCGGTCGCGTCCGTGCGCACCGGCCGTCGTCCGCTGCGCGTCGACGTGATCGCCTCCCGCAGCGCGCAGTCGGCCCTGATGCGCGGCTTCCACCGCGCATACCCCGACATCGAGCTCGACGTGATGATGATCTTCGACGTCGAGACGGCTGTCGCGGCCGTTCGGTCCGGCGCCATCGACGCGTCCTTCCGCGCGGTCGCCGTGCCCGGCCGGCCGCTTCCCGACGACATCGAGTCCGTCCGGGTGCTCGACGAGCCGCTCGAGCTCCTCACCGGTCCCGCGCACGCCCTCGCGGCCGCCAGATCGGTCACCGTCGCCCAGCTCACCGGGCACCGCATCTGGATGCCCGGCATCGTCCCGGGCACCGAGTGGGCCGCCTACTACGAGGACCTCGTCGCCGAGTTCGGTCTCACGATCGAGGCGACCGGCCCCAACTTCGGCTCCGACGCACTCCTCGACACCATCGCCGACACCCCTGCCCTGGCCACCTTCATGGGCGGGCACACCCGCCTCGTCTGGCCGGCCGGCCACGGCCTGCGGCGCATCCCGGTGACCGACCCGACACCCGTCTATCCGCACTCGCTCCTCTGGCGCCGCGACAACCCGCACCCGGCGCTGGCCACCCTCCGCGCCCACCTCGCCACGGCGGCGACCGGCCACGACGCCGCCGGCTCCTGGACGCCGAACTGGGTGGTTCCGCACTGA
- a CDS encoding endonuclease/exonuclease/phosphatase family protein, translated as MRWLAGAMTVVCAVLLGPSAPSGALAGGSLPPGAVREVVPHRVMTWNLCNPCEQSNADRAAEIAAYAPQVIGLQEACAADVAGIRNELERRYGLVYRVVYGSVLQDWGRCGGLPWSPDGYGQALLSAAPMTGRVNVEYPDGGSEDRGYLAVTTSVGGRLVRVFNTHLAERRQESVRADQVEVLAAEVARYDRAIVLGDFNAVPDAPELAPMWALAEDTDPQCHPSPAEGCQTTTDWHSKFDYVFLRGVTALEHHVQPSRYSDHDLLRTDLDVTRGTTATAGGTARKP; from the coding sequence ATGCGATGGCTTGCTGGCGCCATGACCGTGGTCTGCGCGGTGCTCCTCGGCCCCAGCGCGCCGAGCGGCGCCCTCGCCGGCGGGTCACTGCCCCCCGGAGCCGTCCGGGAGGTCGTACCCCACCGGGTCATGACGTGGAACCTCTGCAACCCCTGCGAGCAGAGCAACGCCGACCGGGCTGCGGAGATCGCCGCCTATGCGCCTCAGGTGATCGGCCTCCAGGAAGCGTGCGCGGCTGACGTCGCGGGGATCCGCAACGAGCTGGAGAGGCGTTACGGGCTCGTCTACCGCGTCGTGTACGGATCGGTTCTCCAGGACTGGGGCCGCTGCGGAGGCCTGCCGTGGAGCCCGGACGGTTACGGCCAGGCGCTGCTCTCCGCGGCGCCCATGACCGGCCGGGTCAACGTGGAATATCCCGACGGCGGATCCGAGGACCGCGGGTACCTGGCGGTCACCACCTCGGTGGGCGGCCGGCTCGTCCGGGTCTTCAACACCCACCTCGCCGAACGACGTCAGGAATCGGTCCGCGCGGACCAGGTCGAGGTGCTCGCGGCGGAGGTGGCCAGGTACGACCGCGCGATCGTCCTCGGCGACTTCAACGCCGTGCCGGACGCTCCCGAACTCGCCCCGATGTGGGCACTGGCCGAGGACACGGACCCCCAGTGCCACCCCTCGCCCGCGGAAGGATGCCAAACGACCACCGACTGGCACAGCAAGTTCGACTACGTCTTCCTGCGCGGCGTCACCGCGCTCGAACACCACGTGCAGCCATCCCGGTACTCGGACCACGACCTGCTCCGCACCGACCTGGACGTCACTCGGGGCACCACGGCGACTGCCGGCGGCACCGCGAGAAAACCGTGA
- a CDS encoding peptidase inhibitor family I36 protein — MHIRARFLSFLSAAGLVLAGFVGTASPAAAAEECPANSLCLYSSTDLRGLKFTAASTSACFWLGRYGLGEGTNGINSYVNNLPVTAQVYQFDTGSGTSSADHTLRGSIRVGGASSDTDAVNPASPWHELDKICTGGADPMTSPGFDVAAHSTADPLNYADVPGTKLEFDATAGQKSYLWSRDVSIRNLTSLAEHRNVGVTAAFRCMYADGRALPSTYETGAYWAANFVPTVETALLPSIRWTFTAPTADRYRCRISVLPYATWIDGTNTPTMRVEAGATLARAVHSGMDRWTLGGAEPAALAPGTTTSVLQHVYTPSGTDSIAIVMDANVTSCNNDKDGVSPNYGIDKCAEPGDPTAHHTKASTWIEAQPEKSDGTLCGSPLKSVVAVWNISERKHHQTATNALYLSTSQLGACDRLRVSLNVSNAEGNRLQIHAGLASQNIAKTRGLAFTY, encoded by the coding sequence ATGCACATACGCGCAAGATTCCTCTCTTTCCTATCGGCCGCCGGGCTCGTTCTCGCCGGCTTCGTCGGCACGGCGTCGCCTGCTGCCGCGGCCGAGGAATGCCCGGCCAACAGCCTCTGCCTTTACTCCAGTACCGATCTCAGAGGGCTGAAGTTCACGGCCGCCAGTACGAGCGCCTGCTTCTGGTTGGGACGTTACGGCCTGGGTGAGGGCACCAACGGCATCAATTCGTACGTCAACAACCTCCCGGTAACCGCGCAGGTGTACCAGTTCGACACAGGCTCGGGAACCAGCTCGGCGGACCACACCCTGCGCGGCAGCATCAGGGTCGGCGGCGCGAGCAGTGACACCGACGCCGTGAACCCCGCTTCGCCGTGGCACGAGCTGGACAAGATCTGCACAGGCGGCGCGGATCCGATGACATCGCCTGGTTTCGACGTGGCGGCTCATTCGACCGCGGACCCGCTCAACTACGCGGACGTCCCCGGTACGAAGCTGGAGTTCGACGCCACGGCGGGTCAGAAGTCCTATCTGTGGTCCCGCGACGTCTCGATCCGGAACCTCACCTCACTGGCCGAGCATCGAAACGTCGGCGTGACCGCCGCCTTCCGTTGCATGTACGCGGACGGACGAGCTCTGCCGAGCACATACGAGACGGGCGCCTACTGGGCGGCGAACTTCGTCCCGACTGTCGAGACGGCGCTCCTGCCCTCGATCCGGTGGACGTTCACCGCTCCGACGGCGGACCGGTACCGGTGCCGGATCTCGGTCCTTCCCTATGCGACGTGGATCGACGGAACCAACACGCCGACGATGCGGGTCGAGGCGGGCGCCACCTTGGCGCGAGCCGTCCACAGTGGAATGGACCGGTGGACCCTGGGCGGCGCCGAACCGGCAGCGCTCGCGCCCGGGACCACGACGAGCGTCCTTCAGCATGTGTACACGCCCAGCGGGACAGACAGCATCGCGATCGTCATGGACGCCAACGTGACCAGCTGCAACAACGACAAGGACGGCGTCTCGCCCAACTACGGCATCGACAAATGCGCGGAGCCGGGAGATCCGACGGCGCATCACACCAAAGCTTCCACGTGGATCGAGGCTCAGCCGGAGAAGAGCGACGGAACACTGTGCGGCAGCCCGCTGAAGAGCGTCGTGGCGGTGTGGAACATCTCTGAGCGCAAGCACCACCAGACCGCTACGAACGCCCTCTATCTCAGCACGTCACAACTGGGTGCCTGCGACAGGCTCCGGGTCTCGCTGAACGTGTCCAACGCCGAGGGAAACCGACTGCAGATTCACGCCGGACTCGCCTCGCAGAACATCGCCAAGACCCGCGGGCTGGCTTTCACCTACTGA
- a CDS encoding class I SAM-dependent methyltransferase, producing the protein MSSQDDRWAKLTGGQAGEEYARRFARLAESGQDVHGEAAFCDALLEPAARVLDAGCGTGRIAIRLAELGHRCTGVDVDRSMLAVARRHAPAQDWIHGDLAHLDGLGLEPGFDLALAAGNVIPLLAPGTEPAVVRQLADVLRPGGLLITGMGLDAQHLPLPEPTVTLEEFDDWCAHAGLTLRQRFATWSGDPYRPGGGYAVSVHARPVA; encoded by the coding sequence ATGAGCAGCCAGGACGACCGTTGGGCGAAACTGACAGGCGGGCAAGCCGGAGAGGAGTATGCCCGGCGGTTCGCGCGGTTGGCCGAATCAGGACAGGACGTCCACGGCGAGGCCGCCTTCTGCGACGCGCTGCTGGAGCCCGCCGCCCGAGTACTCGACGCCGGCTGCGGCACCGGGCGGATCGCCATCCGGCTCGCCGAGCTGGGGCACCGCTGCACGGGCGTGGACGTCGACCGCTCGATGCTCGCGGTCGCCCGCCGCCACGCCCCCGCACAGGACTGGATCCACGGTGACCTGGCACACCTGGACGGCCTCGGTCTGGAACCCGGCTTCGACCTGGCGCTCGCGGCCGGAAACGTCATCCCCCTGCTGGCCCCCGGTACCGAACCGGCCGTCGTGCGGCAGCTCGCCGACGTACTGCGCCCCGGCGGGCTTCTGATCACCGGTATGGGACTGGACGCGCAGCACCTGCCGCTGCCGGAACCGACGGTGACGCTGGAGGAGTTCGACGACTGGTGCGCACACGCCGGACTGACGCTTCGGCAGCGCTTCGCCACCTGGTCCGGCGACCCCTACCGCCCCGGCGGCGGCTACGCGGTCAGCGTCCACGCCCGCCCCGTCGCCTGA
- a CDS encoding spore-associated protein, with translation MRFTRSMLGAAVLATLSLGATTALAAPASAAPNTTPQKVCGSSYKTVNSAPVGSLGTVYLTYNAANGKNCVTTIRSNPGTALDMSAWIYVPATDNSDDDYGRYTSYAGPTYIYGKGQCVDWGGYIKNVYVQVSGSNCGSLREHRVTYTR, from the coding sequence ATGCGCTTCACTCGCTCCATGCTGGGCGCCGCGGTGCTGGCGACTCTGTCGCTGGGGGCCACGACCGCTCTGGCGGCACCGGCGTCCGCCGCGCCCAACACCACGCCGCAGAAGGTCTGCGGAAGCAGCTACAAGACCGTGAACTCCGCGCCCGTCGGTTCGCTGGGCACGGTCTACCTGACGTACAACGCCGCCAACGGCAAGAACTGCGTCACGACCATCCGCAGCAACCCCGGTACCGCCCTGGACATGTCGGCGTGGATCTACGTCCCCGCCACCGACAACAGCGACGATGACTACGGGCGGTACACGTCCTACGCGGGTCCGACGTACATCTACGGCAAGGGCCAGTGCGTCGACTGGGGCGGCTACATCAAGAACGTGTACGTCCAGGTGTCCGGCTCCAACTGCGGCTCGCTGCGGGAGCACCGGGTCACCTACACCCGCTGA